Proteins encoded together in one Staphylococcus aureus window:
- a CDS encoding DUF3147 family protein, with the protein MFSIGSAILHFVIGGIAVALASIIADKVGGKLGGIIATMPAVFLAAIIALALDHRGTQLVEMSMNLSTGAIVGILSCILTVFLTSLYIKHKGYRKGAIFTVVCWFVISLAIFSIRHL; encoded by the coding sequence ATGTTTTCAATTGGAAGTGCAATTCTTCATTTTGTCATTGGTGGTATCGCTGTTGCATTAGCTTCAATTATTGCTGATAAGGTAGGTGGTAAGTTAGGAGGTATTATAGCTACTATGCCGGCAGTCTTTCTTGCGGCTATTATCGCATTAGCTTTAGATCATCGTGGTACGCAATTAGTGGAGATGTCGATGAATCTTAGTACTGGAGCAATTGTCGGTATTCTGTCTTGTATATTAACTGTATTTTTGACATCTCTCTACATTAAGCATAAAGGTTATCGGAAAGGCGCAATATTCACAGTTGTTTGTTGGTTTGTCATTTCCCTCGCAATATTCAGTATTAGACATTTATAG